One Thermococcus eurythermalis DNA segment encodes these proteins:
- a CDS encoding TrpB-like pyridoxal phosphate-dependent enzyme: MKAVLPDSKIPKRWYNILPDLPEPLAPPLDPETDEPMEPEKLLRIFAEELVKQEMSTERHIEIPKEVRELYAKIGRPTPLFRATNLEKVLGTPARIYFKYEGATVTGSHKINTALAQAYYAKEQGIERLVTETGAGQWGTALSLAGALLGLKVRVYMARASYQQKPYRKTIMRLYGAEIYPSPSDRTEIGRKFLAEDPNHPGGLGIAISEAIEDVLKDEKARYALGSVLNHVLMHQTVIGLEAQEQMKEFEEPDVIVGCVGGGSNFAGLAYPFVRDVLSGKKEYEFIAVEPRAAPSMTRGVYKYDFGDSGGYTPKMKMHTLGHTYYVPPIHAGGLRYHGLAPTLSVLINHGIVKPVAYHQNEVFQAAELFAKTEGIIPAPESSHAIKAAIDRALKAKEEGKAEVVLFNLSGHGLLDLKGYEDYLDGRLQDYEPDYFPALEG, translated from the coding sequence ATGAAAGCCGTTCTGCCCGATTCGAAGATACCCAAGAGGTGGTACAACATACTACCCGACCTCCCTGAGCCCTTGGCTCCACCCCTCGACCCGGAGACCGATGAGCCGATGGAGCCGGAGAAGCTGTTGAGGATTTTCGCTGAGGAGCTCGTGAAGCAGGAGATGAGCACGGAAAGGCACATTGAGATTCCGAAGGAAGTCAGGGAGCTCTACGCCAAGATTGGAAGGCCGACACCACTTTTCCGCGCGACAAACCTCGAGAAGGTCCTCGGAACGCCCGCGAGGATTTACTTCAAGTACGAGGGGGCAACCGTAACCGGGAGCCACAAGATAAACACGGCCTTAGCCCAGGCCTACTACGCTAAAGAGCAGGGCATCGAAAGGCTCGTAACTGAAACTGGAGCCGGCCAGTGGGGGACTGCTTTGAGCCTCGCCGGGGCGCTTCTCGGTCTGAAAGTCCGCGTTTACATGGCGCGCGCGAGCTACCAGCAGAAACCCTACAGGAAGACGATAATGCGCCTCTATGGAGCCGAAATCTATCCAAGTCCAAGCGACAGGACGGAGATCGGGAGGAAGTTCCTCGCAGAAGACCCGAACCACCCCGGTGGGCTTGGAATAGCGATAAGCGAGGCCATTGAGGACGTTTTAAAGGACGAAAAAGCCCGCTACGCCCTCGGAAGCGTTCTCAATCATGTGCTCATGCACCAGACCGTCATCGGCCTCGAAGCCCAGGAGCAGATGAAGGAGTTCGAGGAGCCGGACGTTATAGTCGGGTGCGTCGGAGGTGGAAGCAACTTCGCGGGATTAGCATATCCCTTCGTGAGGGACGTTCTGAGCGGTAAAAAAGAGTACGAGTTCATAGCGGTCGAGCCGAGGGCCGCCCCAAGCATGACGCGCGGGGTTTACAAGTACGACTTCGGCGACTCCGGCGGTTACACTCCAAAGATGAAGATGCACACACTCGGCCACACCTACTACGTCCCACCGATTCACGCTGGAGGGCTTCGCTACCACGGCTTAGCTCCAACGCTGAGTGTCCTGATAAATCATGGCATCGTCAAGCCAGTCGCTTACCACCAGAACGAGGTCTTCCAAGCTGCCGAGCTGTTCGCGAAGACGGAGGGAATAATCCCCGCCCCGGAGAGCTCACACGCCATAAAGGCTGCCATAGACAGGGCGTTGAAAGCGAAGGAGGAAGGAAAGGCGGAGGTAGTACTTTTCAACCTGAGCGGTCACGGTCTGCTCGACCTGAAGGGCTACGAAGATTACCTTGATGGAAGGCTCCAGGATTATGAGCCGGACTACTTTCCGGCGCTGGAAGGCTGA
- a CDS encoding TIGR00341 family protein — MLRLELYCDGSEGEKVREVLTKWNLQFYAEEVQGGGKGVLKFTALVPDFVINDVADELMKAVDLRRAHSSITWAPVTGKSVKYENSVKSLKKLKGQWSLAAIEGLIENANRQARVDPIQLTLGAVASIIALFGLINDNVVMIISAMLLSPILGPLYGFSLNVVMGRGRDALDAVASILKLIGVIFLSALLMAIALRFAGAMPSEPTGEILARGDSGLVYIVLAIILGYAGIVAIVSKIPEILAGVSIAAALVPPTTVIGISLAMGWRGVFFGSLCLTVENVLGLLSGSLIGLYVLNVSPRSYYEKRAAKLYTKRTMLVLAVMLVALALLEIMK, encoded by the coding sequence ATGCTCAGGCTGGAACTCTACTGCGACGGGAGCGAAGGTGAAAAAGTCCGGGAAGTCCTGACGAAGTGGAACCTCCAGTTCTACGCGGAAGAAGTTCAGGGGGGCGGAAAGGGGGTGCTCAAGTTCACCGCCCTGGTGCCCGATTTTGTGATTAACGACGTCGCCGACGAGCTCATGAAAGCGGTAGACTTGAGGCGGGCCCATTCATCGATAACGTGGGCACCGGTCACCGGGAAGTCCGTGAAGTACGAAAACTCCGTTAAATCACTCAAGAAGCTCAAGGGACAGTGGAGCCTGGCGGCGATAGAGGGCCTCATCGAGAACGCCAACAGGCAGGCCAGGGTTGACCCCATACAGCTCACGCTCGGCGCCGTTGCCTCGATAATAGCTCTCTTCGGTCTGATCAACGATAACGTGGTGATGATAATCTCCGCCATGCTACTCTCGCCGATTCTCGGCCCCCTCTACGGGTTCTCGCTCAACGTCGTCATGGGCAGGGGCAGAGATGCCCTCGATGCAGTGGCCTCAATTCTGAAGCTTATCGGTGTCATATTCCTGTCCGCTCTCCTTATGGCCATTGCACTGAGGTTTGCGGGAGCAATGCCCTCGGAGCCGACCGGTGAGATACTGGCCCGTGGTGATTCCGGCCTCGTTTACATCGTCCTTGCGATAATCCTCGGCTACGCGGGGATAGTTGCGATAGTGAGTAAAATCCCGGAGATTCTGGCGGGTGTTTCAATAGCTGCGGCGCTGGTTCCGCCGACGACTGTCATTGGAATTTCCCTCGCAATGGGCTGGCGGGGAGTCTTCTTTGGCTCCCTCTGTCTCACCGTTGAGAACGTCCTTGGTCTCCTCAGCGGCTCGCTCATTGGACTCTACGTCCTCAACGTCTCCCCCAGGAGCTACTATGAGAAGAGGGCCGCAAAACTGTATACAAAAAGGACGATGCTGGTGCTGGCAGTTATGCTTGTTGCACTCGCCCTCTTGGAAATAATGAAGTGA
- the nikR gene encoding nickel-responsive transcriptional regulator NikR, translated as MKVVRFGVSVPEELLEKFDRIIEEKGYVNRSEAIRDLMRDFIIRHEWETGDAEVAGTITMLYNHDEADVVKELLDLQHDYLDEIVSSIHVHMDEHNCLEVVIVKGKASRIKEIADRLLSLKGVKHGKLVMTGTGKELV; from the coding sequence ATGAAGGTCGTCCGTTTTGGCGTCTCCGTGCCCGAGGAGCTTCTTGAGAAGTTCGACAGGATAATCGAGGAGAAGGGCTACGTGAACAGGAGCGAGGCTATAAGGGACTTGATGAGAGACTTCATAATCAGGCACGAGTGGGAAACCGGAGACGCGGAGGTTGCCGGGACGATAACGATGCTCTACAACCACGACGAGGCGGACGTCGTTAAAGAGCTCCTCGACCTCCAGCACGACTACCTTGATGAAATAGTTTCCAGCATTCACGTCCACATGGACGAGCACAACTGCCTTGAGGTCGTCATAGTGAAGGGAAAGGCGAGCAGAATAAAAGAGATAGCGGACAGGCTCCTGAGCCTCAAGGGGGTCAAGCACGGCAAGCTCGTGATGACCGGAACTGGAAAGGAGCTGGTCTAA
- the rqcH gene encoding ribosome rescue protein RqcH, with the protein MKEEMSSVDIRYVVRELQWLLGSRVDKVYHDGDEIRIKLRTKEGRADLILQAGKRFHLTSYVKEAPKQPSSFTMLLRKHLGGGFIDAIEQHQFDRIVKIRVGDYTLIGELFRRGNIVLVDSENRIVAALRYEEYKDRAIKPKAEYKFPPARENPLEVSFERFLELMREDEELELVRALARKLNMGGMYAEEISLRAGFEKTTPVKELSDEDLKKVYEAMMRTFNDEPRPNIVYKDGSMHDVVPIELKIYEGLEKRYFKTFSEALDEYFGKLTIEKAKIEQTKKLESKKRQLLATLRKQEEMLKGFEKAMNENQEIGDLIYANYALVEKLLEEFRKATEKLGWDEFKKRIEEGKKAGNRVALMVKSIDPKEKSVTIELEGKKVKLYLNKSIGENAELYYEKAKKFRHKYEGALKAYEDTKRKLDEVEKLIEEEMKKELNVKKIERRKKKWFEKFRWFVSSEGFLVLAGKDASTNETLIKKHMAENDLYCHADIYGAPHVVIKDGQKAGEKTIFEACQFAVSMSRAWGQGLYGADAYWAHPNQVTKQAPSGEYLGKGAFMVYGKRNWLRGLPLKLAVGVINYEGEDYVVCAPVDAIKAHTNKYIIIRPGKLKKGELVKKIRGILEKWGYKVREEDLNAILPPGGGEIVEVVG; encoded by the coding sequence ATGAAGGAAGAAATGAGCAGCGTTGACATACGCTACGTCGTGAGAGAGCTCCAGTGGCTCCTCGGCTCTCGCGTTGATAAGGTCTATCACGACGGCGACGAGATAAGGATTAAGCTCCGCACGAAGGAAGGGAGGGCGGATTTAATCCTGCAGGCCGGCAAGAGGTTCCACCTCACGAGCTACGTCAAGGAGGCCCCGAAACAGCCGTCGAGCTTCACCATGCTCCTCAGGAAGCACCTAGGCGGGGGCTTCATAGACGCGATAGAACAGCACCAGTTCGACAGGATTGTCAAGATTAGGGTTGGTGATTACACGCTCATCGGCGAGCTCTTCAGGAGGGGAAACATCGTCCTCGTTGATTCCGAGAACAGAATTGTTGCCGCTCTCCGCTATGAGGAGTACAAAGACAGGGCGATAAAGCCGAAGGCGGAGTACAAGTTTCCACCCGCCAGGGAAAACCCGCTTGAGGTCTCTTTCGAGCGCTTTCTTGAACTGATGAGGGAAGATGAGGAGCTTGAGCTCGTCCGTGCTTTAGCCAGGAAGCTCAACATGGGCGGCATGTACGCAGAGGAGATTTCCCTCAGGGCGGGCTTCGAGAAGACGACGCCGGTGAAGGAGCTGAGCGATGAGGATTTGAAGAAGGTTTACGAGGCTATGATGAGAACGTTCAACGACGAGCCGAGGCCGAACATCGTCTACAAGGACGGCAGCATGCACGACGTCGTTCCGATAGAGCTGAAAATCTACGAGGGCCTTGAGAAGCGCTATTTTAAAACCTTCAGCGAGGCCCTTGACGAGTACTTTGGAAAGCTCACCATCGAGAAGGCAAAAATCGAGCAGACGAAGAAGCTTGAGTCAAAGAAAAGACAACTTCTTGCAACCCTCAGAAAGCAGGAGGAGATGCTCAAGGGCTTCGAAAAGGCCATGAACGAGAACCAGGAGATAGGCGACCTGATCTACGCGAACTACGCCCTCGTAGAGAAACTTCTCGAAGAGTTCAGGAAAGCAACTGAAAAGCTCGGCTGGGACGAGTTCAAGAAGCGCATAGAGGAGGGCAAGAAGGCAGGAAACAGGGTCGCACTGATGGTAAAATCCATCGACCCGAAAGAAAAATCTGTAACGATTGAGCTCGAGGGGAAGAAGGTCAAGCTCTACCTCAACAAAAGCATAGGCGAGAACGCCGAGCTCTACTACGAGAAGGCCAAAAAGTTCCGCCACAAGTACGAGGGAGCTCTGAAGGCCTACGAGGACACGAAGAGGAAGCTCGACGAGGTCGAGAAGCTCATCGAGGAGGAGATGAAGAAGGAACTGAACGTGAAGAAAATCGAGAGGAGAAAGAAGAAGTGGTTCGAGAAGTTCCGCTGGTTTGTCTCAAGTGAGGGCTTTCTGGTTTTGGCGGGAAAGGACGCGAGCACAAACGAAACCCTGATAAAGAAGCACATGGCCGAGAACGACCTCTACTGCCACGCCGACATTTACGGAGCGCCACACGTGGTCATCAAGGACGGACAGAAGGCAGGAGAGAAGACCATCTTCGAGGCCTGCCAGTTCGCGGTCTCGATGAGCAGGGCTTGGGGTCAGGGCCTTTACGGAGCCGACGCTTACTGGGCCCATCCAAATCAGGTTACGAAGCAGGCCCCCAGCGGTGAGTACCTCGGGAAGGGCGCCTTCATGGTCTACGGAAAGAGAAACTGGCTTCGCGGGCTTCCGCTCAAGCTGGCGGTGGGAGTTATAAACTACGAAGGCGAGGATTACGTCGTTTGCGCGCCCGTTGACGCGATTAAGGCCCACACGAACAAGTACATCATTATAAGGCCGGGAAAGCTCAAGAAGGGCGAGCTCGTCAAGAAGATACGCGGAATCCTTGAGAAGTGGGGCTACAAGGTCAGGGAAGAAGACCTCAACGCAATCCTTCCTCCGGGAGGTGGAGAAATAGTTGAGGTGGTGGGTTAG
- a CDS encoding 1,4-alpha-glucan branching protein — protein MKGYFTFVLHTHIPYVRKHGKWPFGEEWLYEAMAETYLPLLMEFERLRSAGVRFQLVINITPVLAEQLADDYIKAEFEKYLLRKIKATEADLKSGKYDEKAVKASLDHFRKVYDYWKAINGDIIGKFREFQDAGYIEVITSAATHGYLPLLARDEAIRAQLANGVATYEKHFGRRPRGIWLPECAYRPAGEWELPDGRKVKRRGIEKFLEEFSLEYFFVESNLIDEGPVTRGYGEIPLYKGEKSTLRPYWIKGSKVAVFARNRETGHQVWSAHYGYPGDFWYREFHRKAPKSGGQYWRVTGKDVDLGRKEVYDPDKAMERVEEHARHFVWLVSTLLEAHEEKFGEKGIIIAPYDTELFGHWWFEGVRWLGRVLELMAERGIVTTTISAFLDNYAGERYEVELPEGSWGANADHSTWWNEETRWTWDHVYRAEERMVALASRYYGREGTADRILEQLARELLILEASDWQFLITTGQAKEYGKRRVLIHSRDFHRLANELVKYVKTGSFDVKLLEELEERDNAFRPVVVSYYVSENPPELEEFVEPPEVPPEESGEKEEDAEVLRDGGRFYATSLAFVKRRRPKVPLRERVDTRLTKRLDRDPKKTKKPESGEKPTPKVKSLIDIKGIGPKTLAKLNDAGVKTPEDLLKADLGELARKTRISIKRLRKFLAQIS, from the coding sequence ATGAAAGGCTACTTCACGTTCGTCCTCCACACCCACATCCCGTACGTTAGAAAGCACGGGAAGTGGCCCTTTGGGGAGGAATGGCTCTACGAGGCAATGGCTGAGACCTATCTGCCCCTTCTGATGGAGTTTGAGCGCCTCCGCTCCGCAGGAGTTCGGTTCCAGCTCGTAATCAACATAACGCCCGTACTGGCGGAACAGCTTGCCGACGACTACATCAAGGCCGAGTTTGAAAAGTACCTCCTCAGGAAAATCAAGGCGACTGAGGCGGATCTAAAATCAGGCAAGTACGATGAAAAGGCTGTTAAGGCTTCCCTTGACCACTTCAGAAAGGTTTACGACTACTGGAAGGCCATAAATGGAGACATCATCGGCAAGTTCCGGGAGTTTCAGGACGCCGGTTACATAGAGGTAATAACCTCCGCCGCGACCCACGGCTACCTCCCCCTCCTGGCCAGGGACGAGGCGATAAGGGCTCAGCTCGCCAATGGAGTCGCCACTTACGAGAAGCACTTCGGCAGGAGGCCGAGGGGGATATGGCTGCCGGAGTGCGCCTACCGGCCGGCCGGAGAGTGGGAGCTCCCCGACGGGCGGAAGGTTAAGAGGCGGGGCATAGAAAAGTTCCTTGAGGAGTTCAGCCTCGAATACTTCTTCGTGGAGAGCAATCTGATCGATGAGGGTCCGGTGACAAGGGGCTACGGTGAGATTCCGCTCTACAAGGGAGAGAAGAGCACGCTGAGGCCCTACTGGATTAAGGGCTCTAAGGTTGCTGTATTTGCCCGCAACAGGGAGACGGGCCACCAGGTCTGGAGCGCGCACTACGGCTACCCCGGCGACTTCTGGTACAGGGAGTTCCACAGGAAGGCCCCGAAGAGCGGCGGCCAGTACTGGCGCGTTACCGGTAAGGACGTTGACCTTGGCCGGAAGGAGGTCTACGACCCTGACAAGGCTATGGAGCGCGTGGAGGAGCACGCGAGGCACTTCGTCTGGCTGGTAAGCACTTTGCTAGAGGCCCACGAGGAGAAGTTTGGGGAGAAGGGGATAATTATCGCCCCCTATGACACCGAGCTTTTCGGCCACTGGTGGTTCGAGGGCGTCAGGTGGCTCGGCAGGGTTCTTGAGCTTATGGCAGAGAGGGGAATAGTCACCACGACCATCTCGGCTTTCCTTGACAACTATGCGGGAGAGAGGTACGAGGTCGAGCTTCCGGAGGGCTCTTGGGGGGCCAACGCAGACCACTCGACGTGGTGGAACGAGGAGACCAGATGGACCTGGGACCACGTCTACCGCGCTGAGGAGAGAATGGTGGCGCTGGCGAGCAGGTACTACGGAAGGGAGGGAACCGCCGATAGAATCCTTGAACAGCTCGCGAGGGAGCTTCTGATACTTGAGGCAAGCGACTGGCAGTTCCTTATAACGACCGGGCAGGCGAAGGAATACGGGAAGAGAAGAGTCCTTATACACAGCAGGGACTTCCACAGGCTGGCAAATGAGCTCGTGAAGTACGTGAAGACCGGAAGCTTCGACGTTAAGCTCCTTGAGGAACTTGAGGAGAGGGACAACGCATTCAGGCCGGTTGTGGTTTCCTACTATGTGAGCGAGAACCCACCCGAGCTTGAGGAGTTTGTGGAGCCCCCCGAAGTTCCGCCGGAAGAGTCCGGTGAAAAGGAAGAAGACGCTGAAGTGCTGAGGGACGGTGGGAGGTTCTACGCGACATCTTTGGCCTTTGTGAAGAGGAGAAGGCCAAAGGTTCCTCTGAGGGAGAGAGTTGACACAAGGCTCACTAAGAGACTTGATAGGGATCCAAAAAAGACCAAAAAGCCCGAATCTGGAGAAAAACCGACACCGAAAGTGAAAAGTCTCATAGACATCAAGGGCATCGGCCCCAAAACGCTCGCAAAGCTGAACGATGCCGGCGTAAAGACGCCCGAAGACCTTCTTAAGGCCGACCTTGGGGAGCTGGCCAGAAAGACCCGCATCTCCATCAAGAGATTGAGGAAGTTTCTGGCCCAGATTTCCTGA
- a CDS encoding P-II family nitrogen regulator, with the protein MKKVEAIIKGNDFERVKNALKQVGIVPLTAYPVQGRGVQGGVPPYDLLPKIKIELVVKDEDLENVIDVIIMSARSGTPGDGKIFVLPVEDAIRIRTGERGNEALY; encoded by the coding sequence ATGAAGAAGGTAGAGGCGATTATTAAGGGGAACGATTTTGAGCGGGTAAAGAACGCCCTCAAGCAGGTCGGCATCGTGCCTCTAACTGCTTATCCGGTTCAGGGCAGGGGAGTCCAGGGTGGAGTCCCGCCCTATGACCTTCTCCCGAAGATAAAGATTGAGCTCGTCGTCAAGGACGAAGACCTTGAGAATGTGATTGACGTCATCATCATGAGCGCAAGGAGCGGGACACCGGGCGACGGTAAGATATTCGTACTGCCCGTTGAGGACGCGATAAGGATAAGAACGGGAGAAAGGGGGAACGAGGCCCTCTATTGA
- a CDS encoding 30S ribosomal protein S20 — translation MKSEKILLETAEVLESTIERVERLSSLNEKEKARVKEALREAAKNLRELASQVENDNEELAEFFYKKAKELKVMSTDKNIEKEGKKNYLKAVSKTLLYSRSAKYDFKPGELAELKKVYRKYIFGMTSFFVLTGAYLNPFLAVTALILAIPIILSMLSLQRRGYTGLLLAYSAMPIPIIAGVMVLRYSLASLIDPQKVQEIAEALGKSTTFAQGYLTFLIILAAVELYLLGSALVGLYKHRHAFL, via the coding sequence GTGAAAAGCGAAAAGATACTTCTTGAAACTGCCGAAGTCCTTGAATCAACTATTGAAAGGGTTGAGAGGCTAAGCAGCTTAAACGAAAAGGAAAAGGCCAGGGTCAAAGAGGCCCTCAGAGAAGCCGCGAAGAACCTCCGCGAGCTTGCTTCCCAGGTCGAAAATGACAACGAGGAGCTCGCCGAGTTCTTCTACAAGAAGGCCAAGGAGCTAAAAGTGATGAGCACAGACAAAAACATAGAAAAGGAGGGCAAAAAGAACTACCTGAAGGCCGTAAGCAAAACCCTCCTGTATTCCCGCTCAGCGAAGTACGACTTCAAGCCGGGAGAACTAGCCGAGCTAAAGAAGGTATACAGGAAGTACATCTTCGGCATGACGTCGTTCTTCGTGCTCACCGGCGCTTACCTTAACCCGTTCCTTGCGGTAACAGCCCTAATCCTTGCAATCCCAATAATCCTCTCAATGCTCTCCCTCCAGAGGAGGGGCTACACCGGGCTTCTCTTGGCGTATTCCGCGATGCCGATTCCCATTATCGCCGGTGTTATGGTACTGCGCTACAGTCTCGCCAGCCTCATTGACCCACAGAAAGTCCAGGAAATAGCAGAGGCCCTCGGAAAGAGCACTACCTTCGCGCAAGGATACCTCACCTTTCTGATAATCCTCGCGGCGGTTGAGCTCTACCTGCTGGGAAGCGCGTTGGTAGGTCTCTACAAGCACAGGCACGCCTTCCTCTGA
- a CDS encoding sodium-dependent transporter, whose product MAGNAVGLGNFVRFPTQVAQNGGGAFMVPYFVALFLLGIPVMWIEWVAGRYGGKYGHGTLGPTYYLMARESVKPKTAFIFGIISGMLAFSLTVLMNSYYLHIVGWSAAYSYFSVTGAYFGQNPGDFFSSYLSNYGQVMLFWGVTVVLLAIAVGQGVSKGIERWVKVMMPLLYVFAIIMIGYVFVLGSPVDPNWSTIDGFRFIWTPNWAYLKDHFAAVMLAATGQIFFTLSLGMGIIQNYASYLGPDDDVALSGLATVSLNEFAEVVLGGSLAIPLATAYAPKIVPPEVLQQGKTEALSWIGEEFGLGFSYTSLPNVFVSMGDIGRIFGAMWFLLLWFAGFTSAIAMYNYLAALLEEDLNINRKVGTWIVFVIYLIAGLPVVFIDGYMDQVDAWVSFQLTLLALFDVIVAVWLFKPDNFWEELHKGAYMKVPEWYKPIILYIAPILLLIPLVGMVTTLVGATLEWPARIAIIIMWIIGAVESYYSIKKKYGEELEKNEVIIKV is encoded by the coding sequence ATGGCAGGAAATGCCGTCGGTCTTGGTAACTTCGTAAGGTTTCCAACTCAGGTTGCCCAGAATGGTGGCGGCGCCTTTATGGTGCCGTACTTCGTAGCACTGTTCCTCCTTGGAATTCCAGTGATGTGGATTGAATGGGTAGCTGGTCGCTATGGTGGCAAGTATGGCCACGGTACCCTCGGCCCAACCTACTACCTCATGGCCAGGGAAAGTGTCAAGCCGAAGACAGCGTTCATCTTTGGTATAATCAGCGGAATGCTGGCATTTTCACTGACGGTCCTCATGAACAGCTACTACCTCCACATCGTTGGCTGGTCAGCGGCATACTCATACTTCAGCGTGACAGGGGCCTACTTCGGCCAGAACCCGGGAGACTTCTTCAGCAGCTACCTCAGCAACTATGGCCAGGTTATGCTGTTCTGGGGCGTAACAGTTGTCCTCCTTGCAATAGCAGTCGGACAGGGTGTTAGCAAGGGTATCGAGCGCTGGGTCAAGGTTATGATGCCGTTGCTCTACGTCTTTGCGATCATAATGATCGGCTACGTTTTCGTCCTTGGCTCACCAGTAGACCCCAACTGGAGCACCATTGACGGATTCAGGTTCATCTGGACCCCCAACTGGGCGTACCTCAAAGACCACTTCGCGGCCGTTATGCTTGCCGCAACAGGACAGATATTCTTCACGCTCTCGCTCGGTATGGGTATCATCCAGAACTACGCCAGCTACCTCGGTCCGGATGACGACGTTGCTCTCAGCGGTCTTGCAACGGTTTCCCTGAACGAGTTCGCAGAGGTAGTCCTCGGTGGCTCACTAGCCATCCCCCTGGCAACGGCCTACGCCCCCAAGATCGTCCCGCCAGAGGTTCTCCAGCAGGGCAAGACTGAGGCCCTCTCATGGATAGGCGAGGAGTTCGGCCTTGGATTCTCATACACCAGCCTGCCGAACGTCTTCGTCAGCATGGGAGACATAGGAAGGATCTTCGGAGCAATGTGGTTCCTCCTCCTCTGGTTCGCTGGTTTCACCTCAGCTATAGCCATGTACAACTACCTCGCCGCCCTCCTCGAAGAGGACCTCAACATCAACAGAAAAGTCGGAACCTGGATAGTGTTCGTAATCTACCTCATAGCAGGCCTTCCCGTCGTCTTCATCGACGGCTACATGGATCAGGTCGATGCGTGGGTCAGCTTCCAGCTCACACTGCTGGCACTCTTTGACGTTATAGTTGCGGTGTGGCTCTTCAAGCCGGACAACTTCTGGGAGGAGCTCCACAAGGGAGCCTACATGAAGGTTCCAGAGTGGTACAAGCCAATAATTCTCTACATAGCCCCAATACTCCTCCTGATACCGCTCGTCGGAATGGTCACCACCCTTGTAGGGGCTACACTCGAGTGGCCGGCCAGGATTGCAATAATCATCATGTGGATCATCGGTGCAGTAGAGAGCTACTACTCCATCAAGAAGAAGTACGGCGAGGAGCTCGAGAAGAACGAGGTCATAATAAAGGTTTGA
- the gdhA gene encoding glutamate dehydrogenase, whose amino-acid sequence MVEIDPFEMAVKQLERAAQFMDISDEALEWLKRPMRIVEVSVPVEMDDGSVKVFTGFRVQHNWARGPTKGGIRWHPAETLSTVKALATWMTWKVAVVDLPYGGGKGGIIVDPKKLSEREQERLARSYIRAVYDVIGPWTDIPAPDVYTNPKIMAWMMDEYETIMRRKGPAFGVITGKPPGVGGIVARMDATARGAAFTIREAAKALGWDDLKGKTIAIQGYGNAGYYLHKIMSEEFGMKVVAVSDSKGGIYNPDGLPSADEVLKWKKEHGSVKDFPGATNITNEELLELEVDILAPSAIEGVITKDNADKVKAKIVAEVANGPVTPEADEILYEKGILQIPDFLCNAGGVTVSYFEWVQNVNGFYWTVEETRKRLDDKMTKAFWDVFNTHKEKNIHMRDAAYVVSVQRVYEAMKHRGWVKK is encoded by the coding sequence ATGGTCGAGATTGACCCGTTTGAGATGGCCGTTAAGCAGCTCGAGAGGGCTGCCCAGTTCATGGACATAAGTGACGAGGCCCTTGAGTGGCTCAAGAGGCCCATGAGGATTGTTGAGGTCAGCGTCCCCGTTGAGATGGACGATGGTTCTGTTAAGGTTTTCACCGGTTTCCGCGTTCAGCACAACTGGGCCCGCGGCCCGACCAAGGGTGGTATAAGGTGGCACCCGGCCGAGACCCTCAGCACCGTTAAGGCTCTCGCCACCTGGATGACCTGGAAGGTCGCTGTCGTTGACCTTCCGTACGGTGGCGGTAAGGGTGGTATCATCGTTGACCCGAAGAAGCTCAGCGAGAGGGAGCAGGAGAGGCTTGCTCGCTCCTACATAAGGGCCGTCTACGACGTCATCGGCCCGTGGACCGACATCCCGGCCCCGGACGTTTATACCAACCCGAAGATAATGGCCTGGATGATGGACGAGTACGAGACCATAATGAGGCGCAAGGGCCCGGCCTTCGGTGTTATCACCGGTAAGCCGCCGGGAGTTGGCGGTATCGTCGCCAGGATGGACGCTACCGCCCGTGGTGCCGCCTTCACGATCCGTGAGGCCGCCAAGGCCCTCGGCTGGGACGACCTCAAGGGCAAGACCATCGCCATCCAGGGTTACGGTAACGCCGGCTACTACCTCCACAAGATAATGAGCGAGGAGTTCGGCATGAAGGTCGTCGCCGTAAGCGACAGCAAGGGCGGCATCTACAACCCGGACGGACTCCCGTCTGCTGACGAGGTCCTCAAGTGGAAGAAGGAGCACGGCTCAGTTAAGGACTTCCCAGGCGCCACCAACATCACCAACGAAGAGCTCCTCGAGCTCGAGGTTGACATCCTCGCCCCGAGCGCCATTGAGGGCGTCATCACCAAGGACAACGCCGACAAGGTCAAGGCCAAGATTGTCGCCGAGGTTGCCAACGGTCCGGTCACCCCGGAGGCCGACGAGATACTCTACGAGAAGGGTATTCTCCAGATCCCGGACTTCCTCTGTAACGCCGGTGGTGTCACCGTCAGCTACTTCGAGTGGGTGCAGAACGTCAACGGATTCTACTGGACGGTCGAGGAGACCAGGAAGAGGCTCGACGACAAGATGACCAAGGCCTTCTGGGACGTCTTCAACACCCACAAGGAGAAGAACATCCACATGCGTGACGCCGCCTACGTCGTCTCCGTCCAGAGGGTCTACGAGGCTATGAAACACCGCGGATGGGTGAAGAAGTGA